Genomic segment of Mucilaginibacter sabulilitoris:
CAGGCGTTCAACGGCGTTTTCGGGTGTTAAAGTTTCTGACGGGATATATTCAACCCTTACCTTGCACTCCATTTTGGCACCCGCATGTATAAAAGCTTCAGAGATAGACTTATAAGCATCAGGCAGTTCCACGTATTTACCAACCAGCGCAATACGTACATCGGCAGTTGGATTTTTTAAACGGCCCAGGAAATCTTTCCAGTTTTCCAGGTCGGGTTCCAGCTTATGCGATAGCTTCAGTTTGGTAAGTACCGTTTTGTCTAACTGCTCTTTTAACATCAGCAAAGGCACATCATAAATGGTTGATGCATCAATCGATTCAATAACCGCGTTGATGTTTACGTTACAGAACAAGGCTATTTTTTTACGGATATCATTGGTGAGGTGATGCTCGGTACGGCAAACCAGGATATCGGGCTGTATACCATACTCCAGCAGCATTTTTACAGAGTGCTGGGTAGGTTTGGTCTTTAATTCGCCGGCTGCAGCCAGGAAAGGAACCAATGTAAGATGAATAACGATAGAATTTCCGGAGCCAATTTCCCATCTGAACTGGCGTACAGCCTCAATATAAGGGAGCGATTCAATGTCGCCTACTGTGCCGCCCAATTCGGTGATCACAATATCATATTCGCCGCTTTCGCCCAGTATACGGAAGTTGCGTTTTATTTCGTCGGTTATATGCGGTACCACCTGTACGGTTTTACCTAAAAAGGCGCCTTCGCGTTCTTTATTGATCACATTCTGATAAATGCGACCTGTAGTAATATTATTTGCTTTTGATGTAGGGGTATTTAAAAAACGTTCGTAATGGCCAAGGTCAAGATCTGTTTCGGCACCATCTTCGGTAACATAGCATTCTCCGTGTTCATAGGGGTTCAATGTTCCCGGATCGATGTTGATATAGGGATCAAACTTTTGGATAGTGACACGATAACCGCGCGATTGAAGGAGTTTAGCTAAAGAAGCAGAGATAATACCTTTTCCTAACGACGAGGTAACGCCGCCCGTAACAAAAATATATTTAGTCATGATTTTTTTTAAAAGGGCCCGGTTTTATGCCGAAACCAATTGTTTGTGTACGGGATACAAAAGTAAGAAAAATTTTAGGAGTTTGACTGATGAAATTACAATTGTTGAAAAGGATTTGAGCATTAAAAGGTAACTTATTTTCTGTTAACGTGTAAGGCAATAAAAACGCAAAGGCAATAAGCTATCTCTTGAAAGATTATACGATTAGCAATGACCGTCCGTGTACCGTATTTTGTTTTGATGCTGTAAATGCAAATAATTGATTATCAGGGGTTCATAAATGTTCATGATGTTCATACATCTGTGAACGTGAACATTGAAGGTTCCCTGGTCCTTTCCCGCTTCAGCGCTATAAATGACGAGTTTCTTTTAAAAATTCAATCTTCCGAACACTTAGGATAATAATACTGACAATTGATTGAGATGAGATGTTAAATGCTTTAAATCAATTAGTTAAATTCTGTTAAAAGTTGTTAAGTAATGTTAATGTGCATGGAGGTTTAGCAATTTCGCCCGAAATTGTAGCACAATTACATATGACTAAACTTTACAACCTTATTTACCATGAGCTATAATAAAATCAATAACCTGTTAGGCTGGCTATGCCTGTTGATAGCCTTTGGCACCTATGTTTTAACCCTGGAACCATCTGTTAGTTTTTGGGATTGCGGCGAGTTTATTTCCTGCGCTTACCGGCTGCAGGTCTCGCACCAGCCGGGTTACCCTATGTTTGCCATGCTGGGTAAACTCTTTTCGCTTTTATCCCTGGGCGATAATACTAAAGTGCCTTATTTTACGAATTTGGGCTCGGCCCTGGCCAGCGGTGCAACGGTAATGTTTTTGTTCTGGACAATTACCGCGCTGGCCAAAAAAATACTCCTTACCAGAGACGAAACACCAACTACACCCCAGCTGATATCCATCATGGGAGCCGGACTGGTGGGAGCACTGGCGTTTGCCTATACCGATACTTTTTGGTTTTCGGCAGTGGAAACCATCGTATTCGCCCTATCGTCTTTATGCACAGCAGTAGTATTCTGGGCCATTTTAAAATGGGACGCCCATGCCGATGAACCGGGTGCGGATAAATGGATAGTGCTTATTGCCTACATCATGGGGCTTTCCATTGGCATACACCTGTTAAACCTGCTCACTATTCCGGCTATTACTATGGTTTATTATTTGCGCCGGTATAAAAAACCTTCATGGAAAAGCGGTCTTTTGGCTTTTACGATCAGTATTGTTATACTGGGTTTGGTTCAGTATGGCATCAGGGAGTACACCATAAAAATAGCTGCCTATTTCGACTTGTTTTTTGTAAATACACTGGGGCTTGGTTTTTGGAGTGGTGCCATAAGCTTTTTTCTGCTTATTGTGGCGTTACTGGTAGCAGGCATCATTTACAGCATCCGCAACAAAAAGCCTGCGTTGAACCTGGCGCTGGTGTGTTTAGCATTTATATATTTTGGTTATGGCTCGTTTGCTTATATACCTATTCGCGCTTCGGCAAATACCGATCTCAACAACTCGCATCCCGATAACGCATTTACGCTTAATGGTTACCTCAACCGTGTGCAATACGGCGATAACCCTTTACTATATGGTCCTTATTTTGATGCCAAAGTTATTGATCAGAGCGAAGGCACTGCCATGTACCGCAAAGGCCGGAACCGTTATGAAGTAGCCGGTAAAAAGCCAAATTATGTATTTGACCATAACAGCATAATGCCTCGTATGCACAGTACCGAAGGGGATCAGGATTATACTCAAAATGTGCAGTTCTACAAACAATGGCTACAACTGGCCGATGGGCAAAGGCCAACCTTTGCCGATAACATGAGATGGATGCTGAGCTGGCAGATGTACCAGATGTATTGGCGCTATTTTATGTGGAACTTTGTTGGCCGCTATAATGATTTGGACGGGCAAACCAGCACTGTAGCTATTGATGGTAATTGGACATCGGGTTTATTTGATGGCGGTAAGCATTTACCAAAATCGTTAACCAGTTCAAATTTATACACTCCCTTATACGCACTGCCATTGATTGTTGGTCTAATGGGCATGTTTTATCATTTTAAACAAAAGAAAGGTGATGCTATAATAATTGCCCTGCTTTGGTTTTTTACCGGACTGGCTATTGTTTTATATGTTAACCAGATAAACATACAACCCCGTGAGCGCGATTACTCTTATGTAGGTTCTTTTTATGCCTTTGCTATTTGGATAGGGTTGGGCGTGCTGGCAATTAACGATTTTGTTCGGCGCAAAGTGAATGCCCGGGGGGCAGCGCTGGCATCGGTTGGTGTGTGTTTGCTGGCAGCACCTGTTTTACTGGCCAGGCAGGAATGGGGCGGGCATGATCGCTCAACCAAAACCATTGCGCATGATATGGCTTATAATTTCCTGATATCGTGCCCCAAAAACGCTATCCTGTTTACCTATGGCGATAATGATACCTACTCGCTGTGGTATGACCAGGAGGTAGAAGGTGTAAGGCCTGATGTGCGGATAGTATGCAATAGTTTATTTGGCATGGATTGGTACATAAGGCAAATGCAGCGGCCAATGAACCAATCGGCTCCTTTGCCTGTTACCATGTCCTTTGATAAATACAAACAGGGTACTCGCGATGTAGTTGCTTATAGCGACGCTAAAATATCCGGTTATGTTGATGTAAAAGATGTGTTTGATTTTATAACCTCTGATGACAGCCGAACCAAGGTGCAATACCAAAATGGCGAAACCATGAACTATTTACCTACCAGAAACTTTAAAATGGCCATCAATCCCGACGAAATAGTGAAAAATGGAGTAATCAGTCCCGGTCAAAAAAACATGTTGACCAAAAGCATGGAATGGAAATACGATGCCAATTATATGTTTAAAGACGATTTGGCTTTGACGGATATCATAGCGCATAATAACTGGAAACGACCAATTTGCTTTAGTATCGGATTTAGTCCGGATAATATGAGGGGATTACAGCCCTATTGCTACAAAGAAGGGTTTGTTTATCACCTGATACCGTTTAAGGCCGATACCTCATTGCAAAATCAGCTGAGCAAGGTAAATAGCCTGGTTATGTATAATAACGTGATGAACAAATTTAAATTCGGAAATTTTAAACATGCCAAATATTTAGACCCAGTTTCAAGAACCGAGTTTTATCCGTTTATGGAGACCACTTTCCATGATTTGGCCCAGGGACTTATCAAAGATGGCCATAATGATCTGGCTTTAAACACCCTGCATAAGTTTGACCGGGAAATGCCGGATATTAATCCCAATATTGATTCGGCACATCGCAAACTGCTTTTGGCGCAGGTAGCCTATAAGTTGAACGATAAAGAGCTGGCTAACCGTTATGTAAAAGGCATTGATCATTACCTTACCGGTCAGTTGGCATATAACTATGCTTTGTTGCAAAATAAGCCCGAGGCCCTGAACACGGGTGAGGTACAATACCAGCTTTATGTATTGAATGGTTTGGTTGATACTACTAAAAATTACCAGGAAACAGCCCTGCATAACCGGTTTCAAGCTCAATTGGATGATTATGGGAACAAGTTTGCGGCTTTATTGAACAGAGAGTAAGGACAATACTTATAATACTATGTCATTGCGAGCGCAGCGTGGCAATCGCTTATATACAGACAGGCCTGTTGGTTTGCGATTGCTTCGTCGTTCCTCCTCGCAATGACATGGTTTTATTTATTGTTGCACGCCTAAAACATCGTATTCAATTTCTGCAGATCTTCAGGCACATCAACGGCGTAGGTTTCCAGGTTGGTTTCGGCAACTTTTATGCGGTAACCGTTTTCAATCCAGCGCAACTGCTCAAGGCTTTCGGCCTTCTCTAACAATGATACCGGGAGTTTTGTAATTTGCTGCAACACATCGGCCCTGTAGCCGTAGATGCCGATATGTTTAAAAAACGTATGAAATTCCAGCCAGTTCTCAGGCTCCTGTCCGCGGATATGCGGTAGGGTAGAGCGCGAAAAATAAACCGCTTCAGAAAGTTTATTGACAACCACTTTAGGTGAGTTGCTGTTAAAAAGCTCTTCAGCTGTTTTAATCCGTTTTATGAGTGTGGCTAACTGAGTGTCAGCATCATTGAAACAGGCTGTTAACTTAGTGATCTGCTGCGGATCGATAAAAGGTTCATCGCCCTGTATGTTAATAATTACATCATATTCAGGATGCAGCCGTGCCACTTCGGCACAACGATCGGTACCGCTTTGGTGGGTATCGGCCGTCATTACGGCTATGCCGCCAAAGGCTTGGGTATGATTAAATATGCGGTCATCATCGGTAGCTACAATTACTTCACTTAAACTGTTGCACTTTTTTGCCTGCTCGTAAACCCGCTGAATCATGCTTTTGCCCGCAATATCAACCAAAGGCTTGCCCGGAAACCGGGAAGATGCGTAACGGGCGGGTATGATACCAAGGATTTTCATTTTTAAGTTGTACGTTTTAGGTTGTAAGTTATACGTGTGCCTAGTAGAACAATTAATGATTTGTTTTTAATATGTGAATGTACCCAAAACATAAAACGTGTAACGTCCCACGTAAAACCTCTTTAAAACAACCCGTTAATTTCCCGTTCAATTAGGTTTACTATTGTAGCCATATCTTCGGTATTGTTTGCAAAATCAAGATTATCTTTATCGAGTATAAGCAACTTGCCCAGCTTGTAGTTCTTTATCCATTTATCATATTTTTCGTTCAGTTTGGAAAGATAATCTAAACGAATCCCGATCTCATATTCCCGGCCCCGGCGCTGTATGTTGTTAACCAGTGTAGGCACCGACGCTTTGAGGTAAACTAACAGATCAGGTGGTTTTATAAATTCGGTTATATTATCAAATATAGATTGATAATTTTCGTAATCACGGGTAGTCATGAGGCCCATATCGTGCAGGTTTTCGGCAAAAATATAGGCATCTTCATAAATGGTACGGTCCTGCAAAATATTGCGACCACTTTTTTGTATATCGACAATCTGGCGGTAGCGGGTGTTCAGGAAATAAATTTGCAGGTTAAAGCTCCAGCGTTTCATATCGCTGTAAAAGTCTTCCAGATAAGGGTTATTATCAACAGCCTCAAACACTGGGTCCCATCCGTAATTTTTGGCCAGCATTTCGGTAAGTGTGGTTTTACCGGCTCCTATGTTTCCTACAATAGCTATGTGCATGTATTTGTTAGTTGTTGATAGTTTGATGATAAGTGGTTGATAGCTTTAACGAAAAATGCCAATTAAAGTTTAACCAATACTTATGTGCAAGCACTAAAAATACATTTTGAACAATAAACTACCAACAAACTATCAATTAAAATTTCTTAAAGCCGATGATTTCCCGCACTTCTCTGATGGTTTTTGAGGCACTTTCCCTGGCTTTGTCTGCTCCTTGCTGGGCTACCTTTCTTAAGTATTCAGCATCGCCGGCAATGGCATTAATACAATCGCGGATAGGGGCGGTAGCGTTGATCATGTCTTCGGCCAGCTGTTTTTTTAAATCGCCGTAACGGATTGTGCAGCTATTATATAGGTTATCAAAATGAACTAAAGTATCAGGGGTAGAAACCACTTTCATCAGGTCAAACAGGTTTTGAATCTCTGATGGTTTTTCCTGATTTTCTGCAGTAGGGCCGCTGTCAGTTACAGCGCGCATTACTTTCTTGCGGATGGCTTCAGGAGTATCGCTCAGGAAAATAGCATTGCCTTCACCCTCCGATTTGCCCATTTTTCCTTTACCATCAAGCCCCGGAATTTTTACGAGGTTATTACTGAAGTTAAACGCGTAAGGCTCCGGGAAATATTCGTGATTGTAAAGTCTGTTAAAACGATTTCCAAAAGTACGTGACATCTCCAGGTGTTGTTCCTGATCTTTACCAACTGGCACCTTGGTAGCCCGATGAATAAGGATATCGGCAGCCATTAAAACCGGGTAGGTAAGCAGTCCGGCGTTTACATTATCAGGTTGGGCGCGTACTTTGTCTTTAAACGATGTACTGCGTTCCAGTTCGCCCATGTAGGCGTTCATGTTCAGGTACAGGTACAGCTCGGTTACTTCGGGTACATCACTTTGTATATATATGGTAGCCGTATCCGGATTGATACCGGCGGCCAAATATTCTACCAAAACCTGCTTTACGTTACCGTGCAGATTGGCAGGAGTGGGGTGTGTAGTTAACGAATGCAGATCGGCAATGAAAAAGAAGCAATTGTATTCATTTTGCATCTTTATAAAGTTTTGCAATGCCCCGTAATAATTTCCTAAGTGTAAATTTCCGGTTGAACGGATGCCACTAACAACAGTTTCCATAGGTTGCGAAAGTAAGTAATTTTTCTATTTCTGGTAAGGATGAAAATCATATTGAGAATCAGGGATTACAATATGATGAGCAGAAAATCCAGGCGGTGCCGACAGTTAGTAACAGTTTAGCTTGCGCTTAAGCGAGGAATTTTTCTAATTTTGGTCGCCATGAAATTAGCATTGAAAAGAATACACACTTATTTTTACCAGTATAGTGTTGGCTTCTTTTTTATATTATTTTGGCCGGTATTATATCTGCTCAAAAAAAGGCCCTGGCTATATAAGTACATTAACAAAATAAGGCAGTTTATTGCCCTGATAAGCTCAGCAATATCCGGCATTTTTTACAGGGCGACATTTGAACAGCCCATCGATTGGAGCAGAACCTATGTAATATGTCCAAACCATACCTCAAATCTTGATGTATCGGCCATTAGTACCAACTTGCGCAACAACCATTGCTTTATGGGCAAGGCCGAGCTGCTTGATCATTTTGTACTCAGGTATTTTTTTACCACTATTGATATTACCGTTAACCGCGAAAGTAAAATGTCGTCATTCCGGGCGTTTAAACTGGCGTCTGAAAAGTTGAAGGACGGGGTAAGTGTAGTAATATTTCCGGAAGCTACTATTCCCGATGCTTATCCGCCGGTTTTGCACTCGTTTAAGAATGGCCCTTTCAGGCTCGCTATTGAAATGAAGGTGCCTATAATACCCGTAACATCGATGGATACCTGGAAAGTGCTTTGGGATACCGGAAAGGAATTTGGCAGCAGACCCGGAATTTGTGATATATTTGTACATAAACCCATTGAAACGGCACATTTGACCTTAGACGATGCGGACGCGTTACGCGATGAGGTTTATGCCATTATTAAAAAGAAATTGCCACAAGCATGACTATAGATAAAGAAACAGTTGAAAAAGTTGCCCACCTGGCCCGTTTGGAGCTTAACGAAACGGAAAAAGAGGAAATGATAAAGGACATGAGCAAGATACTTGACTTTATGGCCAAGCTTAATGAATTGGATACATCGGGAGTTGAACCGCTGGTTTACATGAGCGACGACGTAAATGTGTTACGTGAGGATGAGGTAAAGCAACGCGTTACTCATGAAGAAGCATTAGAAAACGCGCCCAAGCATGATGAAAATTACTTCCTGGTGGCTAAAGTGATTGAAAAATAAGCTGAAGGCTAAAATGAATGCAGTAGTAACCTGAATTTTTAATCTATCTTGTAACAATCGTACCTAAACCTTAGTCCAAACAAAAAACATATATGGAGCCGGTAAATACTGCTAAACCACTAATAACTATAAATGATATCGGGCGCAAGTACGTAATAGGCTCCGAAGTAATTCATGCGCTTAAATCGGTTTCGTTATCTATCAACAAGGGTGAGTTTGTAGCGTTAATGGGCCCATCCGGTTCGGGCAAGTCAACCCTGATGAATATTTTAGGCTGCCTGGATACCCCGTCAAAGGGTGAATATATATTGAACGGCATCAATGTAAGCCACATGTCTGATAATGAACTTGCCGAAGTACGTAACTCCGAAATTGGTTTCGTTTTCCAGACATTTAACTTGCTGCCGCGTAATACCGCCCTTGATAATGTAGCCTTGCCCTTAATTTACGCGGGCATCAATAAAGAAAAACGTATGCAACGGGCAACCAATGCCCTTAAAAATGTAGGTCTTGGTAACCGTATTGATCATAAACCTAATGAACTATCTGGCGGACAAAGACAGCGCGTAGCCGTAGCCCGTGCGCTCATCAATGATCCATCAATTATTTTGGCTGATGAGCCTACTGGTAACCTGGATACCAAAACATCAATTGAAATAATGGGACTGATTGAGGATATACATGCCAAAGGCAATACCATTATATTAGTAACCCACGAAGAAGATATAGCCAAACACGCCCACCGCATTGTACGTATGCGCGATGGTCTGATTGAGAATGATTACCTCAATACCGAGATCCAAACTGTAAACCGCAGAACAGAAGAGGTGTAAGAGATACAAACCTATAAACGCAGGATATCCGATGATTTGCAAATACATTTTTTACAATGAAACGCTACATCCTCCTTATTCTGACTATTATAGCTACCGGGCAGTTGTTTGCTCAAACAGCTAATATAATTGAGCCAGATCCGGTTACATCACCCATTCATAAATCCAATTTAGGTAAGGTGGTTTTTATAGGCGATACTATTGCCCTGGAAAAACTAAGGCAAACCGATTTACTGAGGAGTTTTGAAGCAAGCCCCAGAAATAACATATATATGCGGCTTTTTTTGGCCAATTCCCTCACTAATTATCAACACACATTAAATCCTGCTTTAAGTGTTGAGCAATTGAACAAGGGAAATTTTCAGTTTACTTTTTATGTAGACGGCAAGAAAACATATCAGGAGAATTTGAACAAGGGCGCTAATTTACCTGCAGTTAAAAATACTAAACTAACTATTGGGGTTCCGTTAATTAGTAACCGCGAAGAAGATTCGTGGGGGCGTTTTCTCTGGAACCGTTTTATGAACCACGGAGGAGAGGATGCATTAACAATAGGAACACATTTGTTGAAAA
This window contains:
- a CDS encoding CTP synthase, which encodes MTKYIFVTGGVTSSLGKGIISASLAKLLQSRGYRVTIQKFDPYINIDPGTLNPYEHGECYVTEDGAETDLDLGHYERFLNTPTSKANNITTGRIYQNVINKEREGAFLGKTVQVVPHITDEIKRNFRILGESGEYDIVITELGGTVGDIESLPYIEAVRQFRWEIGSGNSIVIHLTLVPFLAAAGELKTKPTQHSVKMLLEYGIQPDILVCRTEHHLTNDIRKKIALFCNVNINAVIESIDASTIYDVPLLMLKEQLDKTVLTKLKLSHKLEPDLENWKDFLGRLKNPTADVRIALVGKYVELPDAYKSISEAFIHAGAKMECKVRVEYIPSETLTPENAVERLKGLHGVLVAPGFGERGFEGKIQAIRYVRENNIPFFGICLGMQCAVVEFGRNVLGLNNANSTEMNPDTLYPVIGMMEDQKNITNKGGTMRLGAYPCDLKKGSKAAVIYGKTHISERHRHRYEFNNDYLKQYETAGLVPSGINPENNLVEIVELKNHPFFVGAQFHPELKSTVANPHPLFINFVAASLAYARKK
- a CDS encoding glycosyltransferase family 117 protein yields the protein MSYNKINNLLGWLCLLIAFGTYVLTLEPSVSFWDCGEFISCAYRLQVSHQPGYPMFAMLGKLFSLLSLGDNTKVPYFTNLGSALASGATVMFLFWTITALAKKILLTRDETPTTPQLISIMGAGLVGALAFAYTDTFWFSAVETIVFALSSLCTAVVFWAILKWDAHADEPGADKWIVLIAYIMGLSIGIHLLNLLTIPAITMVYYLRRYKKPSWKSGLLAFTISIVILGLVQYGIREYTIKIAAYFDLFFVNTLGLGFWSGAISFFLLIVALLVAGIIYSIRNKKPALNLALVCLAFIYFGYGSFAYIPIRASANTDLNNSHPDNAFTLNGYLNRVQYGDNPLLYGPYFDAKVIDQSEGTAMYRKGRNRYEVAGKKPNYVFDHNSIMPRMHSTEGDQDYTQNVQFYKQWLQLADGQRPTFADNMRWMLSWQMYQMYWRYFMWNFVGRYNDLDGQTSTVAIDGNWTSGLFDGGKHLPKSLTSSNLYTPLYALPLIVGLMGMFYHFKQKKGDAIIIALLWFFTGLAIVLYVNQINIQPRERDYSYVGSFYAFAIWIGLGVLAINDFVRRKVNARGAALASVGVCLLAAPVLLARQEWGGHDRSTKTIAHDMAYNFLISCPKNAILFTYGDNDTYSLWYDQEVEGVRPDVRIVCNSLFGMDWYIRQMQRPMNQSAPLPVTMSFDKYKQGTRDVVAYSDAKISGYVDVKDVFDFITSDDSRTKVQYQNGETMNYLPTRNFKMAINPDEIVKNGVISPGQKNMLTKSMEWKYDANYMFKDDLALTDIIAHNNWKRPICFSIGFSPDNMRGLQPYCYKEGFVYHLIPFKADTSLQNQLSKVNSLVMYNNVMNKFKFGNFKHAKYLDPVSRTEFYPFMETTFHDLAQGLIKDGHNDLALNTLHKFDREMPDINPNIDSAHRKLLLAQVAYKLNDKELANRYVKGIDHYLTGQLAYNYALLQNKPEALNTGEVQYQLYVLNGLVDTTKNYQETALHNRFQAQLDDYGNKFAALLNRE
- the kdsB gene encoding 3-deoxy-manno-octulosonate cytidylyltransferase, translated to MKILGIIPARYASSRFPGKPLVDIAGKSMIQRVYEQAKKCNSLSEVIVATDDDRIFNHTQAFGGIAVMTADTHQSGTDRCAEVARLHPEYDVIINIQGDEPFIDPQQITKLTACFNDADTQLATLIKRIKTAEELFNSNSPKVVVNKLSEAVYFSRSTLPHIRGQEPENWLEFHTFFKHIGIYGYRADVLQQITKLPVSLLEKAESLEQLRWIENGYRIKVAETNLETYAVDVPEDLQKLNTMF
- a CDS encoding deoxynucleoside kinase → MHIAIVGNIGAGKTTLTEMLAKNYGWDPVFEAVDNNPYLEDFYSDMKRWSFNLQIYFLNTRYRQIVDIQKSGRNILQDRTIYEDAYIFAENLHDMGLMTTRDYENYQSIFDNITEFIKPPDLLVYLKASVPTLVNNIQRRGREYEIGIRLDYLSKLNEKYDKWIKNYKLGKLLILDKDNLDFANNTEDMATIVNLIEREINGLF
- the trpS gene encoding tryptophan--tRNA ligase, translating into METVVSGIRSTGNLHLGNYYGALQNFIKMQNEYNCFFFIADLHSLTTHPTPANLHGNVKQVLVEYLAAGINPDTATIYIQSDVPEVTELYLYLNMNAYMGELERSTSFKDKVRAQPDNVNAGLLTYPVLMAADILIHRATKVPVGKDQEQHLEMSRTFGNRFNRLYNHEYFPEPYAFNFSNNLVKIPGLDGKGKMGKSEGEGNAIFLSDTPEAIRKKVMRAVTDSGPTAENQEKPSEIQNLFDLMKVVSTPDTLVHFDNLYNSCTIRYGDLKKQLAEDMINATAPIRDCINAIAGDAEYLRKVAQQGADKARESASKTIREVREIIGFKKF
- a CDS encoding lysophospholipid acyltransferase family protein: MKLALKRIHTYFYQYSVGFFFILFWPVLYLLKKRPWLYKYINKIRQFIALISSAISGIFYRATFEQPIDWSRTYVICPNHTSNLDVSAISTNLRNNHCFMGKAELLDHFVLRYFFTTIDITVNRESKMSSFRAFKLASEKLKDGVSVVIFPEATIPDAYPPVLHSFKNGPFRLAIEMKVPIIPVTSMDTWKVLWDTGKEFGSRPGICDIFVHKPIETAHLTLDDADALRDEVYAIIKKKLPQA
- the gatC gene encoding Asp-tRNA(Asn)/Glu-tRNA(Gln) amidotransferase subunit GatC: MTIDKETVEKVAHLARLELNETEKEEMIKDMSKILDFMAKLNELDTSGVEPLVYMSDDVNVLREDEVKQRVTHEEALENAPKHDENYFLVAKVIEK
- a CDS encoding ABC transporter ATP-binding protein, whose product is MEPVNTAKPLITINDIGRKYVIGSEVIHALKSVSLSINKGEFVALMGPSGSGKSTLMNILGCLDTPSKGEYILNGINVSHMSDNELAEVRNSEIGFVFQTFNLLPRNTALDNVALPLIYAGINKEKRMQRATNALKNVGLGNRIDHKPNELSGGQRQRVAVARALINDPSIILADEPTGNLDTKTSIEIMGLIEDIHAKGNTIILVTHEEDIAKHAHRIVRMRDGLIENDYLNTEIQTVNRRTEEV